TCAGGCGTCGGAGGAGGAGACATCTTTACGCCTTTAAGCTGATCCAGCAGCCCCGGATACAGACGCGAAGGCACCGGTCCCGAGACAAGCGTAACCTCCGCATCAGATCCAAGCATTTTTTTAATTCCCGCATACACCGTGACAGGATGGCTCTTGCCACTCGGCCCAAACAAACCCTCGACCGTCCATCCTCCCTCGATGTCCTGAGTCGAGTCCGCCAACGGTCCAATGACGGCGACCTTCTTCAAGCCCTTCGACAACGGCAGCGTGTGGTCTTCATTGCGAAGCAGAACCATCGACCGTCCCGCCAGCTTCCGCTCCAGTGCCAAACCCTCCGGACGATCCAGTACCGTGTTCACCTTCGACTCATCCACATAAGGATGATCAAAGAGCCCAAGATCGTACTTGGCTTCCAGAACCGGCAAAACCATCTGGTCGATATAGGTCTCGCTCACCCTGCCCTCTTTCACCAGCTTGGCAAGATTGTGTGTATAAGTCTCGCTCGCCATATCCATATTCAAGCCAGCCGTAATGGCCTTGTAAGCCGCATCCTCCGGGTCCTTCGCATAGCCATGCGTCTGCAGATTTTGAACGGCAAACGCATCCGACAACACAAGCCCCTGAAACCCCCAGTCTTTCCGCAGCACATCCGTCAGCAGCCAATGGTTCCCGCTCGCAGGAACGTCGTTCAGGTCCATATATGCGCTCATAAAGCTGCCTGCCCCCGCCTGTTCCGCCGCATGAAACGGGACCAGGTAGACATTACGCATCAGCTCTTCCGGCACATACGACGAATCGTAGTCGCGACCACCATCGGCTGCGCCATAGCCCGCAAAGTGCTTCACGCAGGCCAGCACACTTTCTGGCCCCATATGCTCACCTTGAAACCCAAGCACCTGAGCCCGCGCCATCGCAGCACCCAGATACGGGTCTTCACCAGCGCCTTCCACAATGCGGCCCCAGCGCGCATCGCGCGCAATGTCCACCATCGGCGTAAACGTCCACTCGATTCCCGCCGCACGCGCATCCTCAGCCGCCAAATGCTGCGCCCGTTCCTCCACCGAAGGGTCCCACGACGAGGCCATCGCCAACGGCACCGGGAACACCGTGCGATATCCATGGATCACGTCGAATCCAAACAAAATGGGGATATGCAGCCGCGACTTCTCGACCGCAAGATGCTGCAGCCGATTAATCTCGTGAACATCGTTCAGCCAAAGGACAGAACCAACTCGTCCCTGAACGATCAGGTTGTCCGGCTTTTCATCCGCAAGTCCCTGCAGCACGATTCCAGACGCCTGATTCAATTGCCCAATCTTTTCATCAAGTGTCATCTGCTTCAGCAAAGACTCCGCCTTCTGCTTAGCGGCTGAGCTGAAGAGAGCATCCTGAGCGGCAGCCGAAGCCGCGGCCATCACCAACAACACGCACAATAGAGCCAATCTGGAACCCCACTTCAAAGGCATCGTCACCATTCCCTCCATGAACTTCGCAATCCCTCAAATCATCCAAGTCTCCCTCAATCGATTTATTTGAGAGAAAACTGAATTTACCTTGCCAATTTGCGCCTACGTTTATACAGGTGACCAGGCAAAATACTCAAGAACAATTGATCTGCCCTTCTGTATTCGTGACGGCCAACCCGCTTCACCAACTTGATAGAGTAGTGTCATGGATATCGTTGAGCAGGATATGAAAGCAGCAGGTCTGCCCACAGGCTTCCAGTGGGGCGCAGGCAAGGCAGGAATCAAGGCCAGTGGAAATCTGGACGTAGCCGTAGCCATCGCGCCCAAAATGGCAACTGCAGCGGCCA
This is a stretch of genomic DNA from Edaphobacter acidisoli. It encodes these proteins:
- the bglX gene encoding beta-glucosidase BglX, encoding MPLKWGSRLALLCVLLVMAAASAAAQDALFSSAAKQKAESLLKQMTLDEKIGQLNQASGIVLQGLADEKPDNLIVQGRVGSVLWLNDVHEINRLQHLAVEKSRLHIPILFGFDVIHGYRTVFPVPLAMASSWDPSVEERAQHLAAEDARAAGIEWTFTPMVDIARDARWGRIVEGAGEDPYLGAAMARAQVLGFQGEHMGPESVLACVKHFAGYGAADGGRDYDSSYVPEELMRNVYLVPFHAAEQAGAGSFMSAYMDLNDVPASGNHWLLTDVLRKDWGFQGLVLSDAFAVQNLQTHGYAKDPEDAAYKAITAGLNMDMASETYTHNLAKLVKEGRVSETYIDQMVLPVLEAKYDLGLFDHPYVDESKVNTVLDRPEGLALERKLAGRSMVLLRNEDHTLPLSKGLKKVAVIGPLADSTQDIEGGWTVEGLFGPSGKSHPVTVYAGIKKMLGSDAEVTLVSGPVPSRLYPGLLDQLKGVKMSPPPTPEETADWITKVKAAAANADVVVAVMGETADMNGEAASRATLNMPGIQEQMLEAVAAAGKPVVLVLENGRPLDIRWASEHVPAILEAWYPGTEGGDAVADVLFGDVDPGGKLPVSWPRVAGEEPLYYNHNLTHEPEDQPGFTSRYWDMNSKPLYPFGYGLSYTTFQFANLRLSKASMAAGDTNEVSVDVTNTGSVAGDAVAQVYIHQRYGSASRPVRQLEGFKRVSLQPGEKKTLTFPLGSHELHFWDPQTKKWVVEASEFDVWAGGDSKASLHAGFAVTQ